The nucleotide window GTCGCGCAGCATATCCTTGCCGTTCTCAACGGGAATCAAACTGTCGCCATGTCGGATAGGGTTCCGAATTGAATGCTCCATGCGATGGCCTTTGGAGCTCGGGTGCCCGAATCTTCATGAAGTCGAAGACGCTGATCAAGCATTGCTCGGCTGCGGAGATTCTCGATGACATGATTAAGGTCTGCTGCCGCATCATGGTCAGACCTTGAGAGACAACATGGGGCTGCAGGCCCCGCAGCGCTCCATGGCATCAACAGCAATGATATCTTCGACAATGTTGCCATGCCGTGGCCTGCCGACAGTTGCGACACAGAGGTGAGGAAGCCTCGGATCGTTCCAGACTACCGAGGCTTTCGGATTTCAGGCCTTCCGCGCAGAAGTCCGGAAAAACACAATTTCCGCTGTGTATGAAAGGCGTTGCACATCTTTGACCCCGATATGGGATATAAGAAGATGGCAACGCCGTATTTTGGATTACTTAATCAGCAGGTCGCAATCCGCCTGCGGAAAAGTCTTCTCCGTCTCTTTGGTTTTCCGCGACGTTACCGCCAAATTTTCGATACCAGAGGCCCGTGATGATCGGCACGACGATAGACGTCACGATGATGCAGATCGCCACAAGTATCGTGGCGCTGCCGACGGCCGGGGCAAATTGCGGTGCTACGGCTGCGATAGCCAGCGGATTGGCCGCCGCAGCGCCTGCGGTCGAAGACGCGGCAAGTCCGGCAGTTCCATTTCCACCACCGATGTATTTGTCGGCCAGTATGAGCGGGATCCCGGTCAATACGATCACGGCCAACGCGAGCACGATACCCAGCCCAGCGAGTGGCGACAACAGAGTGCTCAGATCAATGGTGTTGCCGAGGGCAAAGGCAAAGAACGGGATCATCAGCACGCTTCCCGGGGCAAACAACGCCCTGAGCTTCGGATCGAGATTTCCCAATGCGAAGCCGACGATGAAGGGGAGAACCGCACCAATAAAGATCTGCGGCTCGAAATGTGCCACGCCCGACGAGCCGAGGATGATCATGCTCATAAGCGGCCCGGATTCGATGGAGGTCAAGACGAAAGCACCAGCTTCCTCCTTCGTGCCATAGCTTTGCATCAACGAGGCATAGAGTCCCCCATTGGTCATATCCATGGCGCACACGATCGCGAGCACAGACAAGCCAGCGAAAATGCCGGTCTGTATGCCCTCAGGGGGCAGAAACAGCGAAGCAATCATCGTGATGATCCAGGCGGTCACGAATTTGGTGACAACGATAGTCCCGGATTTGCGCAAAACAGTCCCGGTGGAGCTCAACTTGATCGAAGCTCCCATGCAAAAAAACCACACGGCGAGAATAGGGACCACACCGGTCATGATCCCCTGCGTGAAGCCCTTGAAATAGGCTGGTGCATCCGGGGCAAATGTCTTGCAAAGAGCGCCGAGCAGCAGCGGCGTCAGCATCAATCCGCCGGGTATGCGGTCGATAGTATCCTTGATATTCATCTCAATCTCCTCCCCTGAGTGCCTGGCGCTCAGAGCATTGTTCAAATTTCAATTCGAAAACGCAGGCTCCCCCCGCGTGTGTCGATCTTTCAGACATGTGATAATTTTCGAGGCGGTTTCCTTCTAACGATGGATTACAGGCGGCTTGGCGCTCACCATGTGGGCAGCCAGTGGCGTATGGGCGACACGCGGTCGATAGCTGGATAGGCAGTGATTATGCCTGGACAGGCACACCGCCAGTCATCAAATCCCTGAGATCGGGCGTGCGTGTGAAATTCCGCGGGTACAGCACTGCCACTCGCAGTGCTGTCACCCTACGAAGAAGGGGACCTCGAAAAAATCATGATTATGCTCGATTGAAGCATGCAATGATGCCAGCACCTGCCAGATTTCAGCAACTTCACGATACTCCTCCGTTCCCGTGATCCGGCTGTTGGCCTTGCTTGCAAGGCCTTCGCTAAGCTCGTCCTTGGCTGTTCAAATGTCAAATATTTTCGAGGATTTGTATTTCTGAAAATCGGCGCAACCTGCCTGCCGGTGCAGCTCTTCCGCACAGATGTCGCACGCAGTCGACGTAACCGTTGCACAAGTGTTCGTTGACTGTCGGAAGGGCCAGTGGCGATTGCGCCCAGGTCAATCTAGTGAACCCCGTCAGTCGAGGTCTGGGCGGGACGAGATGAGCTGGAGGCCGCTATCATGGGGCCGCATCCGCCATCGTGAGCGGTGGAGCAAAATCTCTGATGGCTTTGCCAACGAACACGCAAAAGGGAAGAGCTGTCCCACATGCGTCTTGCCTCATGCATTGGATAGCGGCATATGAGCCGCATGACCTCCGATTCCAGAATATTCGTCGGCCTCAAGCCGATCCGTGCCAAGCAGACACAGAAGCCGGCTCCTCAAGGCCCCAGATGCCAATGGGATGGCTGCGAACGTGTCGGGCAACACAAGGCGCCCGTAGGCCAGGAAGCCGAGGGGCTTTTCTTCCTGTTCTGTACCGAACACGTCAAGGACTACAACAGCGGATACAACTATTCGAGTGCTCTCTCGAGCCCGGAAGTTGCCCGTTATCAGAAAGAGGCGGCAGCCGGCGCGCGGCGCTCGATGGGGAAAACGCAGCGAGACGTCCCAAATGACGCGCCTCTTCCATCGACGTCCCGCTCAGGGTCGGCGAAAGCGCTGAACGCCCGAAAATCGGTCGAGCAACGCAAAGCCCAGGAAGCGGAAAAGAAGAAGCGGAAACTGCGGGTCCTTGAAGCAAAGGCATTCGACACATTGGGGTTGTCGGAGGATGCGACTCCACGGGAAATCAAGGATGCCTACAAACAGAAGCTAAAAATGCTTCACCCTGATGCCAACCAGGGCAGCCGTTCATCCGAGGATGAGCTGCGTGCGGCGATTGAGGCTTTCAAGATCCTCAAGTTGAACGACTTCTGCTGAACCGAATGAGAAGGCTACAGGTGCGCCTTTCCTTCGAGGCGACGCAGGCAAGGACCTGTCTTTGCCCCGTCGCAAAAATTCCGTCTAGCTTGACTGCAGGAAGCGCAGGGCCCGGCAGAGCAGGCTCGGCAGGATGGTCGCATGGTCTTCCTGCTCGCCGAGCTCGAAGCGGATGCGCTCCTCATCCGCAAAGGTCGCGGTAAGCCTTGCCGCGAGGTCGCGGGCATTGTCGACCATTCTGCGGCTTTCGCGCACCGCCAGATAATCCTCGCTTGCCGCATGGGCCGCCTGCCATGGGGCCGTTTCCTGCTCGTAACGGCCGGCGGCGAGATAAAGCCGGGAGCTGGCGGTCATCAACCCACCCTCGTCAAGCCGCTGGCCCAGGCCCTCCCGATCCCACCAGATCGACGGGCTGAAACAGGCATAGCCGCTGAAGAGGCCGGGACATCGCGCCGCTACTTCGAGCGCAAAATAACCGGCCAGCGAATGGCCGAGCAGCATCCGCCGCGTCGGATCGGCGGCAAACCGCCGTTCGATGCGCGGCATCAGACATCGCGTCAGGAAATCGATGAAGGCCGCCTGGCCGCCATAGGCAAGGCCCGCGTCATGGTCCTGGCCGCCGGCGGGCGCCTTAAGGGTGAAATCGAAATAGCGGCGCTCGGCATCATAGCTGGCGGTGTTCGGATATCCGATGCCAACGACGATCGCCGGATGGATGCCCGTCGCTGCCGGCCGGCGCGTCACCCGCCGCACCGTCTCCGAGACGGTGACGAAATCGGCATTGCCATCCAGCACATAGATCACCGGAAAGCCCGACGGCGGGGCATCGCCATCGGGCACCGAAACGAAAATGCGGTAGGCCGGCCCGCCCTTTTCGGGCGCAAGGTCGAAGGCCGTCGCGCCGGGGAGACAGAGAGTTACACCGTCCGGCATGGCGTTTTTCAACGCGTCCAATAGCGTCCCTCCAGTGGTACCGCCATCATCCGGTTCATCTCCTGTAGCGTCTTGTCCGGATCGAGATCGGAAAACAGCTGCGGCCGGGACCATTTGGCAAAGAGTTCCAGCGCCAGGATATCGAGCGGCGAATTGAACAGCTGCTGGGAAAGTCCATGGACCTGATCGGGCTTGAAATCCAGAGCCGAAAAGCCGGTCCGTTCCACCAGTGCCGAAAGAGACGCCTTCGTCTGCGCCTGGTCGAAATCCGGCCCGACCAGCAATCCACCACGATCCTTCATATAAGTACCGCCGGTGGCAATATAGACGGTCGGCTTGGCGGTGATGAGGTATTCGAGCCCGAGCTTGCCCGCCGGCTTTTTGCCGATGACATGGCCGACATTGTCGACGCCGATGAGGCTCAGGAACGTGCCGACACCGGCCTCTCCCGGCGAATTGCAGCATGGATCCTGCGTCGATGCATGCGGCTCGACCAGCACGACCGGCTTTGCCGCGCCATCGGCAGGCGCCGATTTCTTCGCTTCGTCCAACTTCGCCTCGATCGCCTTGCGGGCATTCTGGCGCAGAGAGACGATCCGTTCTGCCGCCTCATCCCTGCCGATCGCCTTGCCGATGATCTCGAGGCTGCGATCGGTATCCTTCAGCGGGTCGTTCTGGAAATCGATGAAGATGACGGCAATGCCGGCATCCTTGATCTGGTCGATCTGAGCCTGACTGACATGCGAGAAGGCCGAGAGGAACACCACGTCCGGATTGACCGCAAGAATCTGCTCGACATTCGTGTCCTGCGCATTGCTGGCAAGCCGCGGAAGCGTCTCTATCGCCGGAAACTTCCGGCGATAGACGTTGTAGATTTCGCGGCCCATACGGTCGACATCATGCGGCCATGCCGCAACGAGCCCGACCGGATCGTCACTCAGGAAGGACATGGCGAGGATCGTGCGACCGTCATCGACGGCAATCCGATCCGCCGGCGCCTTCAGCGTCACGGCATTGCCCCTGATATCGTCGATCCGGATATCTGCCCTGGCGAGATTGGCGAGGGAGACCGTGCCGACGAGCGCGATCAGCAGGGACAAGACGTGGCGTTTCATCGGATCTGCCTTACCATTTGTAGGACGCGGTTGCCATCACGACACGGCCCGTGCCGTAGAAGCACTGGTATGCGGAGGCGCAGGCCGAGACATATTTCTTGTCGAACAGGTTCGTCGCGTTGACCGCAAGTTCGAACCCTTTCATCTTCGGATCGTAATGGCCGAAATCGTAGCTGATGGAAGCATCGACCAGCGTATAGGCCGGCACCTTCATGGCGCGGGTATTGGCTGCATCGCCATAGGTGGAGCCCATGTAGCGGACGCCGGCACCAAAATTCAGGCCTTCGAGGGCGCCCTCCCCGATCGTGTAGTCGGTCCAGAGGCTCGCCATATTGGTCGGCGCACCGACCGGCGTATTGCCGAGCGTGGTGGCAACGTTGCTCTTTGTCACCTCGACATCCGCATAGGTGTAGGAAGCACTCAGGTTGAGGCCCTGGGTGAGGGCGAACTTCGCACCGAGCTCGACACCGCGCGAGCGGACCTCACCGGTCTGCGTCTGGCAGGTCGTCGAACTGCAGCCGGTGGCCGTGGTGTCGGTGCTGGTATGGGCCGTATCGGTGGTCAGCACGTTCTGCTGGGTCAGGTTATAAAGAGCGGCCGTGAAGATGGCATCGATGCCGGTCGGCTGGTATTTCACGCCGACTTCATACTGCTGGCCGGTGGTCGGCTCGAAAGGCGTGCCGCCATAGCCGGTGCCCATGGTCGGGTCGAAGGACGTGGCATAGCTGGCATAGGGCGCAATGCCGTTGTCGAATTCATAGAGCATGCCCGCCTTCCAGGTGAAGGCATGGTCACGCGTGTCGACATCCTTTGACGCACCGGTCGAGAGCGTCGTCGTACTGCTATCGATCGAAGACCAGTCGTTGCGGCCGGCCAGCACGAAGTGCCAGTTGTCGATGCTCATCTGGTCCTGGGCATAAAGGCCGGTCTGGTGGCGGACCTGATCCTGGCGTCCCGTCAGCGCCACGGTCGGGGCGCTTTCATAGACCGGGTCCAGATAGTTGATATAGGTCGTCGCGCCATTGCCGTATTTCGACTGGGCATTGACCAGCTGGTAGTCGAGGCCGAGCAGCAGCTTGTGCTCGAGCGGGCCGGTATCGAAATCTGCCTCTGCCTGGTTGTCGATCGCCAGCGCGTTGAACTGCTCGATATAATGGGTCGACTGCCGGCCGAGGCAAAGATAGGCAACGCCGCCGCAGCTTGCCGCAGCAGCCCAGGCATTGGCGTTCGGCACGACGGAATAGGCCTTGAACTCGCTGTTGCTGTGCATGAAGCGGGTGTTCTGGCGAAGCGTCCAGACATCGTCCAGATGGTGCTCGAACTCGTAACCGATGGTCGACTGGGTGCGGCTGAACGTATTGTAGTTCGGGTTGCCGCTGAAGAAGTCGGAGGGGATCTGACCGTTCGGATTGGATTGCAGCGTGCCGAGCGCCGGCATCCAGTTCGTCAGAGCCGCTTTCGGATCACGGGTGTAGCTCGCCTTGACGGTCAGGGTCGTGTCTGCATCCGGCGACCATGTGACTGACGGCGCAATCGCCACGCGCTTGCTGTCGGAACTGTCGAAGCCGAGATCGTAAAGCCGGCCGACACCCGTTACCCGGTAAAGCAGATCGCCATCGTCGGTCACCGGTCCGGTGAAATCGAAGCCTGCTTCCGCGCGGCCATCATTGCCGAAGCGGGTGAACACTTCGTTGGAGGCCTCCGCCTGAGGCGTCTTGCTGACGAGGTTGACGAGACCGCCCGGATTGCCGGAACCGTAGAGAACCGATGCCGGACCACGCATGATCTCGATACGGTCGAGGAAGAACGGGTCGACGGAGGGAATGTCGTAGTTGATGCCGGTCGGCAGGCGCAGCCCATCCCAGTAATGCACGTAGTTGGCATTGCCGCCGAAGCCACCGAAGCCGCGAACGAAGACGCTGTCGAACCGGTCACCCGGACGCGAGCCGGTGGTGACGCCGGGCTCGTAGCGCAAGGCGCTCGACACGCTGGTCGCACCCTGCTTCTGAGCCTGCTCGGACGTGACAACACTGGTCGACTGCGATGTCTGGATGATCGGGGTCGATGTCTTTGTGCCGGCGCGGGCGCGCTTGGCGATCGGTCCCTTGTCATCCTTTGCGTCCGACTTGCCGGACGAATTGAGCACGATGGGTTTCAGCGTGTTGGACGATTGTTCCTGCGCCGCTGCCCCCGTCGCCATGATGACGACGACCGACCCCAGCAGCCCCGTCACAAACGCAGTTCTCTTCATCGTCCCTCTCGCCATTTCGTCACACCCAGCCATTCGATAAACATGATGGTACTAGTCATGTTTACGGTTTATAGCGATCTGAGGCTTGCAAGCCATCGCAAACATGTTTGCAAAAACGCCATATGCATTTGCGGCAATTGCGGTGGTTAAAGGATCGGATTGAAGGCCGGAAAGGGCTCATCTATGAGCAGCATGGTGAAGGCAAACGAATTCTTCGGCCAGATGCAGGCCGCAAACAGATCGTTCAGGCTGCTCGATTCCAATGTCGGCGCCGACGAGGATCTCATGCGCGGATCGTTCCGCAAAATGACGGTGCGCCGCGGCCTCACCTTCCACTATTCCGATCTCACCAATCTGCGCGACCTCCAGACCAAGACAGAGGCGCCGCCGCATCTCGGTATCAAGCTCTTCTTCCAGGGCGGAATCGCGGCACGGATAGGCAATCTCGACATTCCCATGCCGGTGGAACAATCCGGCGGCAGCTGGGTCCCGTCGGCGACCCTCTTCCATCAGCGCGAGCACGAAGTGTTCACCCGCCATGCCGGTGCCGGCGACAGGACGCGCAAGCTCACCATCAAGATCCTGCCCGAATGGCTGGAGAGCGGCGACGTATTCGCCGGCGGAGAGGCGCTCAGCCTGCAACGCTTCACCGAGCAGAAGCTTGCCGCCCGATCCTGGACCCCGAGCCGCGCGCTTCTGGCGCTCGCCGAACAGATGATCAATCCCCCGGTCTTCGAGCCGCATCTGGCCAGGCTCTACATGGAAAGCAGGGTCATCAGCGTGGTGGCCGAAGCATTCGGCCTGCTGTCGGAAGACAGTGCCACGGGCCGCAATTCCCTCAGCCTGGCGGAGTGCAAACGCCTGAAGCGGGCCGAAGACATGCTGCTCGATTACAAGGCCTCGCCATCCATCGAGACCGTGGCCGCGGCGACGGGCGTCAGCGTCAACACATTGCAAAGGCTCTTCCAGGCTGCGCACGGAACGAGCGTCTTCAGTTATATTCGCGAC belongs to Neorhizobium sp. NCHU2750 and includes:
- a CDS encoding TonB-dependent siderophore receptor, translating into MKRTAFVTGLLGSVVVIMATGAAAQEQSSNTLKPIVLNSSGKSDAKDDKGPIAKRARAGTKTSTPIIQTSQSTSVVTSEQAQKQGATSVSSALRYEPGVTTGSRPGDRFDSVFVRGFGGFGGNANYVHYWDGLRLPTGINYDIPSVDPFFLDRIEIMRGPASVLYGSGNPGGLVNLVSKTPQAEASNEVFTRFGNDGRAEAGFDFTGPVTDDGDLLYRVTGVGRLYDLGFDSSDSKRVAIAPSVTWSPDADTTLTVKASYTRDPKAALTNWMPALGTLQSNPNGQIPSDFFSGNPNYNTFSRTQSTIGYEFEHHLDDVWTLRQNTRFMHSNSEFKAYSVVPNANAWAAAASCGGVAYLCLGRQSTHYIEQFNALAIDNQAEADFDTGPLEHKLLLGLDYQLVNAQSKYGNGATTYINYLDPVYESAPTVALTGRQDQVRHQTGLYAQDQMSIDNWHFVLAGRNDWSSIDSSTTTLSTGASKDVDTRDHAFTWKAGMLYEFDNGIAPYASYATSFDPTMGTGYGGTPFEPTTGQQYEVGVKYQPTGIDAIFTAALYNLTQQNVLTTDTAHTSTDTTATGCSSTTCQTQTGEVRSRGVELGAKFALTQGLNLSASYTYADVEVTKSNVATTLGNTPVGAPTNMASLWTDYTIGEGALEGLNFGAGVRYMGSTYGDAANTRAMKVPAYTLVDASISYDFGHYDPKMKGFELAVNATNLFDKKYVSACASAYQCFYGTGRVVMATASYKW
- a CDS encoding ABC transporter substrate-binding protein, producing MKRHVLSLLIALVGTVSLANLARADIRIDDIRGNAVTLKAPADRIAVDDGRTILAMSFLSDDPVGLVAAWPHDVDRMGREIYNVYRRKFPAIETLPRLASNAQDTNVEQILAVNPDVVFLSAFSHVSQAQIDQIKDAGIAVIFIDFQNDPLKDTDRSLEIIGKAIGRDEAAERIVSLRQNARKAIEAKLDEAKKSAPADGAAKPVVLVEPHASTQDPCCNSPGEAGVGTFLSLIGVDNVGHVIGKKPAGKLGLEYLITAKPTVYIATGGTYMKDRGGLLVGPDFDQAQTKASLSALVERTGFSALDFKPDQVHGLSQQLFNSPLDILALELFAKWSRPQLFSDLDPDKTLQEMNRMMAVPLEGRYWTR
- a CDS encoding AraC family transcriptional regulator: MSSMVKANEFFGQMQAANRSFRLLDSNVGADEDLMRGSFRKMTVRRGLTFHYSDLTNLRDLQTKTEAPPHLGIKLFFQGGIAARIGNLDIPMPVEQSGGSWVPSATLFHQREHEVFTRHAGAGDRTRKLTIKILPEWLESGDVFAGGEALSLQRFTEQKLAARSWTPSRALLALAEQMINPPVFEPHLARLYMESRVISVVAEAFGLLSEDSATGRNSLSLAECKRLKRAEDMLLDYKASPSIETVAAATGVSVNTLQRLFQAAHGTSVFSYIRDRRLDQARLALETEGLPIAQAAYIAGYTSPANFSTAFKRRYGFTPKQCRR
- a CDS encoding alpha/beta hydrolase-fold protein, translating into MDALKNAMPDGVTLCLPGATAFDLAPEKGGPAYRIFVSVPDGDAPPSGFPVIYVLDGNADFVTVSETVRRVTRRPAATGIHPAIVVGIGYPNTASYDAERRYFDFTLKAPAGGQDHDAGLAYGGQAAFIDFLTRCLMPRIERRFAADPTRRMLLGHSLAGYFALEVAARCPGLFSGYACFSPSIWWDREGLGQRLDEGGLMTASSRLYLAAGRYEQETAPWQAAHAASEDYLAVRESRRMVDNARDLAARLTATFADEERIRFELGEQEDHATILPSLLCRALRFLQSS
- a CDS encoding 2-keto-3-deoxygluconate permease, whose product is MNIKDTIDRIPGGLMLTPLLLGALCKTFAPDAPAYFKGFTQGIMTGVVPILAVWFFCMGASIKLSSTGTVLRKSGTIVVTKFVTAWIITMIASLFLPPEGIQTGIFAGLSVLAIVCAMDMTNGGLYASLMQSYGTKEEAGAFVLTSIESGPLMSMIILGSSGVAHFEPQIFIGAVLPFIVGFALGNLDPKLRALFAPGSVLMIPFFAFALGNTIDLSTLLSPLAGLGIVLALAVIVLTGIPLILADKYIGGGNGTAGLAASSTAGAAAANPLAIAAVAPQFAPAVGSATILVAICIIVTSIVVPIITGLWYRKFGGNVAENQRDGEDFSAGGLRPAD
- a CDS encoding J domain-containing protein translates to MTSDSRIFVGLKPIRAKQTQKPAPQGPRCQWDGCERVGQHKAPVGQEAEGLFFLFCTEHVKDYNSGYNYSSALSSPEVARYQKEAAAGARRSMGKTQRDVPNDAPLPSTSRSGSAKALNARKSVEQRKAQEAEKKKRKLRVLEAKAFDTLGLSEDATPREIKDAYKQKLKMLHPDANQGSRSSEDELRAAIEAFKILKLNDFC